A DNA window from Ralstonia solanacearum K60 contains the following coding sequences:
- a CDS encoding type IV pilus secretin PilQ, producing the protein MNTGQALIRTLLAACMAVSAAGCGELPPYREGEALSAEGKNEASLERFETAAKAQPTNARYRAAYLQARDKTINGWLDEAERLRQTGKPDEARKMYERVLALAPENARARSGLEQGERDRRHASLVQQAEDALKKGERDTALAKLHLALAENQQFRPALALQQRIEQPTGDSPERALSAAFRKPISLEFHDAQMRQVFEVLSRASGLNFVFDKDVRTDQKVTVFLRNSTVASVVNTVLLTNQLEQRVLDGNAILIYPNTPAKQRDYQPLTVRTFVLSNSDAKDVANTLKTILKTRDIVVDEKRNMIVMRDTPDAIEAAEKLVAVHEMPEPEVMLEVEILEVKRSRLQDLGIQLPSQLSLTPLASSSGGTLTLDDLRHLNPTRIGATVSPLNVNVNAAVTDTNVLANPRVRTRNKEKARIQVGQRVPNVTTTSTATGFVAENVQYVDVGLKLEVEPTVTPDNEVTIRINLEVSDIISQVQTKSGSIAYEIGTRNATTLLRLKDGENQILAGLIQDEDRVSGNRVPGLGDIPALGRLFGAQSDNKLKSEIVLSITPRVIRPAQRPNLGSAEFDSGTESSLRLKSSLLRERSAPAPSPVAPGAAPMLSTDAAATPQPPVATAGGGSALTIQGPSSARAGSTFDVLVNIQPERPFTSLPLTLQYNPAQLQIVSVTPGSLVSANEVFADNIDAAKGLVYMTMNAKQAQGKDGAGNVVRLSFKALAAGETSIHMQDQMLITPAGMASLKPTAPLNMIVQP; encoded by the coding sequence ATGAACACCGGACAGGCATTGATTCGCACGCTTCTCGCCGCCTGCATGGCCGTGTCGGCCGCCGGTTGCGGCGAATTGCCGCCCTATCGCGAAGGCGAAGCGCTGAGCGCCGAAGGCAAGAACGAAGCCAGTCTCGAACGATTCGAGACCGCCGCCAAGGCCCAGCCGACCAACGCGCGCTATCGCGCGGCCTATCTGCAGGCAAGGGACAAGACCATCAACGGTTGGCTGGACGAAGCGGAGCGGCTCCGCCAGACCGGCAAGCCCGACGAGGCGCGCAAGATGTACGAACGAGTCCTGGCGCTTGCACCGGAGAACGCGCGGGCGCGCTCGGGCCTCGAACAAGGGGAACGCGACCGGCGGCACGCCAGCCTGGTGCAGCAGGCCGAGGATGCCCTCAAGAAAGGCGAGCGCGATACCGCACTGGCCAAGCTGCACCTCGCCCTGGCCGAGAACCAGCAATTCAGGCCTGCACTGGCCCTTCAGCAGCGGATCGAACAACCCACCGGCGACAGCCCGGAGCGTGCATTATCGGCGGCGTTCCGCAAGCCGATCAGCCTCGAATTCCACGACGCGCAGATGCGGCAGGTGTTCGAGGTGCTCTCCCGTGCGTCGGGCCTGAACTTCGTGTTCGACAAGGATGTCCGCACCGATCAGAAGGTGACGGTATTCCTGCGCAACAGCACGGTCGCCAGCGTCGTCAACACAGTGCTCCTGACGAATCAGCTCGAACAGCGGGTGCTGGACGGCAACGCAATCCTGATCTACCCCAACACACCGGCCAAGCAGCGCGACTACCAGCCGCTGACCGTGCGCACGTTCGTGCTGAGCAACAGCGACGCGAAGGACGTCGCCAATACCCTCAAGACGATCCTGAAGACGCGCGACATCGTCGTCGACGAAAAGCGCAACATGATCGTGATGCGGGACACCCCCGATGCCATAGAGGCCGCCGAAAAACTGGTGGCCGTGCACGAGATGCCTGAACCGGAGGTGATGCTGGAGGTGGAGATTCTCGAGGTCAAGCGTTCACGCCTGCAGGACCTGGGCATCCAGTTGCCGAGCCAGCTGTCGCTGACGCCGCTGGCCAGCAGCTCCGGCGGCACATTGACACTCGATGACCTGAGACACCTGAATCCTACGCGTATCGGTGCAACGGTCAGCCCCTTGAACGTCAATGTCAACGCGGCTGTGACCGACACCAACGTCCTGGCGAATCCGCGTGTCCGGACCCGGAACAAGGAAAAGGCACGCATCCAGGTCGGCCAGCGCGTGCCGAATGTCACCACCACATCGACCGCCACGGGCTTTGTCGCCGAGAACGTCCAATACGTCGACGTCGGCCTGAAGCTGGAAGTGGAGCCGACGGTCACGCCGGACAACGAGGTCACCATCCGCATCAATCTGGAAGTCAGCGACATCATCTCGCAGGTGCAGACCAAGAGCGGTTCCATTGCCTATGAGATCGGGACACGAAACGCCACGACACTGCTCCGGCTGAAGGATGGCGAAAACCAGATCCTGGCGGGTCTGATCCAGGATGAAGACCGGGTCTCGGGCAATCGCGTCCCCGGCCTGGGCGACATCCCCGCACTGGGCAGACTGTTCGGTGCGCAGAGCGACAACAAGCTGAAATCGGAGATCGTCCTGTCGATCACGCCCCGCGTCATCCGCCCTGCGCAACGGCCGAACCTGGGCTCGGCCGAGTTCGACAGCGGCACCGAATCGAGCTTGCGGCTCAAGTCGTCGCTGCTGCGCGAGCGGAGTGCGCCGGCGCCAAGCCCGGTTGCGCCGGGAGCCGCTCCCATGCTGTCGACGGACGCCGCCGCTACGCCGCAACCGCCGGTCGCCACCGCAGGCGGCGGGTCCGCGCTGACGATCCAGGGGCCATCGTCCGCGCGCGCCGGCTCCACCTTCGATGTGCTGGTCAACATCCAGCCCGAACGCCCATTCACCAGCCTTCCGCTCACCCTGCAGTACAACCCTGCCCAACTGCAGATCGTCTCGGTCACCCCCGGCAGCCTGGTCTCCGCGAACGAAGTCTTTGCAGACAACATCGATGCGGCCAAGGGGCTGGTCTACATGACGATGAACGCCAAGCAGGCGCAGGGCAAGGATGGTGCGGGGAATGTGGTGCGCCTCAGCTTCAAGGCATTGGCCGCGGGCGAGACGAGCATCCACATGCAGGATCAGATGCTGATCACCCCCGCCGGGATGGCGAGCCTGAAGCCGACCGCGCCATTGAACATGATCGTTCAACCATGA
- a CDS encoding GspE/PulE family protein, translating into MMAPHTPALSVELLRQLREASHASGDMLLATIARSLQVDERGALAALAACLAFDCVETAQMFDWTPAEARLPLSRAMQRECALFADPAADDGYLAVIHDPFDAGLAQWLGGLVDAPVRFVLAMRADIRAYLAKREDSVRAMESLAAPQALESRGASASAETLSLAAIAEDGSPIVKIVNSTLYDALKAGASDIHIESVHQGLHIKYRIDGVLDTVSRLQGSETAEQVISRLKVLAELDISERRVPQDGRFKIGMAGREIDLRVSVMPSIHGEDAVLRILDKKQLLADRAALTLDILGFDAGSLAAIRDLAAAPYGMLLVTGPTGSGKTTTLYAAISEIHTGHDKIITIEDPVEYELPGVLQIPVNEKKGLTFARGLRSVLRHDPDKIMVGEIRDAETAEIAVQSALTGHLVLSTVHANSAFDVFNRFTHMGLDPYALTSALNGISAQRLLRNVCERCAVEQAPTATELARLGLSASDVGGLRFRAGRGCGDCRGTGYKGRTAIAEILRMDDALRELITSKAPLTAIKEHARSTGTRFLREAALDLARGGRTTLLEVARVTL; encoded by the coding sequence ATGATGGCTCCACACACGCCGGCCCTCTCCGTCGAGCTGCTGCGGCAGCTGCGCGAAGCCTCGCACGCCAGCGGCGACATGTTGCTGGCGACGATTGCCCGATCGCTGCAGGTCGATGAGCGCGGCGCGCTTGCGGCACTGGCCGCCTGCCTCGCATTCGACTGCGTGGAGACCGCGCAGATGTTCGACTGGACACCCGCCGAGGCCCGCCTGCCTTTGTCGCGGGCCATGCAGCGCGAGTGCGCCCTGTTCGCCGATCCGGCGGCCGACGACGGGTACCTCGCCGTGATCCACGACCCCTTCGATGCGGGGCTGGCGCAATGGCTGGGCGGATTGGTCGACGCACCGGTCCGCTTCGTGCTGGCCATGCGCGCCGACATCCGCGCTTACCTGGCCAAGCGCGAAGACTCGGTGCGGGCCATGGAGAGCCTGGCGGCACCGCAAGCGCTTGAATCCCGCGGCGCGTCCGCTTCAGCGGAAACGCTGTCACTGGCGGCCATCGCCGAAGACGGCAGCCCGATCGTCAAGATCGTCAATTCCACGCTCTACGACGCGCTCAAGGCCGGTGCCAGCGACATCCACATCGAGAGCGTGCATCAAGGATTGCATATCAAATACCGGATCGACGGCGTACTCGATACCGTCAGTCGGCTGCAAGGCAGCGAAACCGCCGAGCAGGTGATCTCGCGGCTCAAGGTGCTGGCCGAACTCGATATCTCGGAGCGCCGCGTGCCGCAGGACGGGCGCTTCAAGATCGGCATGGCCGGCCGCGAGATCGACCTGCGCGTATCGGTCATGCCGAGCATCCATGGCGAGGATGCGGTGCTGCGGATCCTGGACAAGAAACAATTGCTGGCGGACCGCGCCGCACTGACACTGGATATTCTCGGCTTCGACGCCGGGTCGCTCGCGGCCATCCGAGACCTCGCCGCCGCGCCCTACGGGATGCTGCTCGTCACCGGCCCGACCGGCAGCGGCAAGACAACCACGCTCTATGCGGCCATCTCCGAGATCCACACCGGCCACGACAAGATCATCACGATCGAAGACCCGGTGGAATACGAGTTGCCCGGGGTGCTGCAGATACCGGTCAACGAGAAGAAGGGACTGACCTTTGCGCGCGGACTGCGCTCGGTCCTCCGGCACGATCCGGACAAGATCATGGTGGGTGAGATCCGCGACGCGGAAACCGCTGAAATCGCCGTGCAATCGGCGCTCACCGGCCACCTCGTGCTGTCCACGGTGCATGCCAACAGCGCGTTCGATGTGTTCAACCGCTTCACGCACATGGGGCTGGACCCCTATGCGCTGACCTCCGCCCTGAACGGCATCTCCGCTCAGCGGCTGCTGCGCAACGTGTGCGAGCGCTGCGCGGTGGAACAGGCCCCGACCGCCACCGAACTGGCCCGGCTCGGCTTGTCCGCGAGCGACGTCGGCGGGCTGCGCTTTCGTGCCGGACGCGGCTGCGGCGACTGCCGAGGCACCGGCTACAAAGGACGCACGGCCATCGCCGAGATCCTGCGCATGGACGACGCCCTGCGCGAACTCATCACCAGCAAGGCGCCCCTGACAGCGATCAAGGAACACGCCCGCAGCACCGGCACGCGATTCTTGCGCGAGGCCGCGCTCGATCTTGCCCGCGGTGGCCGCACCACGCTGCTGGAAGTCGCACGGGTGACCCTGTGA
- a CDS encoding type II secretion system F family protein yields the protein MKFEVRALRGDAMVSVVIDAVSEREARQQAQQQRLKPVSVRRIAAAAGPLAGRRHDFSLLLFSQELLTLLEAGLSVFEALETLHEKEKRPFARSVLASVLARLSEGRPLSTAFGEMPELFPALYTSIIRTAERTSNLPQSLSRYVEYQTRLDGVRAKIASASIYPMVLAVVGAAVMLFLLGYVVPRFAVVYQGTGRELPALSALLLAWGTWVGQHQAIALLGVVGTGAGLGAAVRSLRHGGAFLRWCARLPSMRERIHAYQLARFYLTLGMLLEGGMPIVAAMELVNALLPPELRSAASRSAARIARGESLSFAVEQEALSTSVVSRMLRVGEQSGRMGEMMIRAAQVLDADITRWIDRFSRTFEPLMMAAIGVVVGAVVVLLYIPIFDLAGSLG from the coding sequence GTGAAGTTCGAAGTGCGAGCGCTCCGTGGCGATGCCATGGTGAGCGTGGTCATTGACGCGGTTTCCGAACGCGAAGCCAGGCAGCAAGCGCAACAGCAAAGGCTCAAACCGGTCAGCGTGCGACGCATCGCCGCCGCGGCGGGTCCGCTGGCGGGCCGGCGGCACGACTTCTCGCTGCTGCTGTTCAGCCAGGAACTGCTGACGCTGCTGGAGGCCGGCCTGAGCGTTTTCGAAGCGCTGGAGACGCTGCACGAAAAGGAAAAACGCCCATTCGCCCGCAGCGTCCTGGCCAGCGTGCTGGCACGACTGTCGGAGGGCAGGCCGCTGTCCACGGCATTCGGCGAGATGCCGGAGCTGTTCCCTGCGCTCTACACCAGCATCATCCGCACGGCGGAGCGCACCAGCAACCTGCCGCAGTCCCTGTCGCGCTATGTCGAATATCAAACGCGGCTGGACGGCGTGCGCGCCAAGATCGCCAGCGCCTCGATCTACCCCATGGTGCTCGCCGTTGTCGGGGCGGCCGTGATGCTCTTCCTGCTCGGCTACGTCGTCCCGCGCTTCGCGGTGGTGTACCAGGGCACCGGCCGCGAACTGCCGGCGCTCTCCGCCCTGCTGCTGGCCTGGGGCACCTGGGTGGGGCAGCACCAGGCGATTGCGCTGCTCGGCGTTGTCGGGACCGGCGCGGGCCTCGGCGCCGCAGTGCGCTCACTGCGCCACGGCGGTGCGTTCCTGCGCTGGTGCGCACGGTTGCCCAGCATGCGGGAGCGCATCCACGCGTATCAGTTGGCGCGCTTCTACCTCACGCTCGGCATGCTGCTGGAGGGCGGCATGCCGATCGTCGCGGCGATGGAACTCGTCAATGCACTGCTGCCGCCGGAGCTTCGATCGGCGGCCTCGCGCAGCGCTGCCCGGATCGCGCGCGGCGAGAGCCTGTCTTTCGCGGTGGAACAGGAAGCGCTGTCCACGTCGGTGGTCTCCCGCATGCTGCGGGTCGGCGAACAATCGGGCCGCATGGGCGAAATGATGATACGCGCGGCCCAGGTACTCGATGCCGATATCACGCGTTGGATCGATCGATTCTCGCGCACCTTCGAACCGCTGATGATGGCCGCCATCGGGGTGGTGGTCGGCGCGGTCGTGGTGCTGCTCTACATTCCCATCTTCGACCTGGCGGGGAGCCTGGGATGA
- the gspG gene encoding type II secretion system major pseudopilin GspG has translation MAFAALRTPRVHATRGFTLLELLVVVAIIGLLAAYVGPRYFAQIGKSEVTTTKAQIEAFSKALDTYRLDTGHFPTNEQGLGALLSRPSGESRWNGPYLQKAIPLDPWGKPYTYRTPAENKDYEIRSFGKDGLPGGSGDNADITN, from the coding sequence ATGGCGTTCGCAGCCTTGCGCACGCCGCGCGTTCACGCCACGCGCGGCTTTACCTTGCTTGAACTGCTGGTGGTGGTGGCCATCATCGGCCTGCTCGCGGCCTATGTCGGCCCGCGGTATTTCGCACAGATCGGCAAATCGGAAGTCACCACCACCAAGGCGCAGATCGAGGCCTTCAGCAAAGCGCTGGACACCTATCGACTGGATACCGGCCACTTCCCCACCAACGAACAGGGACTCGGCGCGCTGTTGTCGCGGCCATCGGGAGAAAGCCGATGGAATGGTCCGTACCTGCAAAAGGCGATTCCGCTCGACCCGTGGGGCAAGCCGTACACCTACCGCACGCCGGCGGAGAACAAGGACTACGAGATCCGCTCCTTCGGCAAGGACGGGCTGCCGGGCGGCAGCGGCGACAACGCCGACATCACCAACTGA
- a CDS encoding RHS repeat-associated core domain-containing protein, whose product MLLSSSRLVERPLARVVASLFVLGAFGAATPSLAAATQPTNVSWLETQIRTAKLFEEPLVATGPSSAEEQQALWQALEQYRASGSAEHIAPLQAFLDAHPDSPWGLALRTNLGLTYYQLGYFSRAIDAWESAWRESRALSQPQAKRLADRALGELLRMHARLGHADRVEALLKESKDRPLQGPATEAVAGAREGLWMMRNDHGVAYLCGPMALKSILQAQGADPARIAALDAVRSGPHGISLETVGELAQRVKLPYTIARRAPGTPIPLPAVVHWKVNHYAAIVGEEGGRYHLKDPTFGRDLWISKDALESETSNYFVIPEQAAKQPGWSQVALADAKQIVGMGATTAVDNARTTPDDPKACDCEAQGQGASSAGDANSGMENVGMPRYNVHAMLVSLNLVDTPVSYRPPKGPAIGLTLTYNQREANQPANFTYSNFGPKWTFNWLSFVQDDPGSPGSNVMRYVAGGGAVFPSGYNGSAFSPDAQDLSVLVRTSATSYERRLKDGRKEIYAQPDGATFYPRRVFLTQIIDREGNAVTLSYDSQQRLTAITDAAGKRTTFTYGNASNSTLVTQITDPFGRTARVGYDASGRLSDITDAIGMKSSFSYDAGTFINALTTPYGTTKFAYGENGVQRWINITNPQGQTERVEYRHQAPGLSYTESQTPGGMSVFNTFINYRNTFYWNADAYAQAPDDYTKARITHWLHTNNINMTAGAIESTKEPLENRVWYTYANQPFPAGVGSTEQPTAVARVLDDGSTQLMRTSYNAQGNVTAQSDAVGRQALYDYADNGIDVLRVKQVNGGSTDLLAEYTYNDQHEPLTYRDAAGQLTTYTYNAAGQKTSETNALGQTTRWEYDANGFLQRVVNANGKTAASYAYDAIGRIASQTDSEGRTVKYQYDALNRLTLTQYPDGTTRRQTWDKLDLASTTDRLGRVTRYTYDSARRLVQVTDPLGRRIQYGYYPNGKLKTLTDAAGNVTTWQRDIQGRVISKTYADGKGDTLAYEATTSRLKRITDALGQSKTFSYTMDDRVAELDYSGATNPTASVSYRYDSAYPRISSVTDGTGSHNYSYNAVGSLGANHVSEETVPGQSDTLRTQYDALGRPTERRIGSLSETWSYDALGRQVGHGTPLGQFSYAYLGETGQTSSQQLEGSKLRTEYRYEDNRNDRRLKAIDNDGAMKGGWTGGYGDRDRDTLAGSLHMQGGRMPTGDSWHDGGRWNEGDRWHEGGRWNEGDRWHEGGRHGDYGHHERAPWPPFGHGHGGAPAHRASSFFYETDAENRIVSLLEAGREGLKPHWYRYDAADRLLADDSRSRNDRRYSYDAADNRTSATSHTAKQTIVPNALNQMQTVNGQPTQYDAAGNLLEDEARQYDWDAEHRLIRIRYKAQAGKETRFGYDGLGRRTVITEVDGTGTTETHYVWCGEAICQKRDANGQLLRAYYPEGEYGPEIGKRVAKADAGTETDEDGDEHDGRDQDGNDGKSAPQTESTGSLIYARNHLGSVTDTQTPDGRAVTHTEYGPYGELVKSQGRAEYRSDFGYAGMQYHAASGMYLTLFRAYDPGTGRWVSRDPIGEQGGFNLYAYVGGNPLSNIDPRGLQAYPIPGPGPVPAPGGGVNAPGGSRGGIDPVTGMPISSPSRPSINIPSVGTICLISPAICAAANVIAATSKPGSKPKDCPSGTRPIDKVPGLGKDEIHDIKGGVGAGPRDWTGIAPNGDVITGDSDGNSVNHGNYNDYLP is encoded by the coding sequence ATGTTGTTGTCTTCGAGCCGGCTCGTAGAGCGGCCGTTGGCGCGCGTCGTCGCGTCTTTGTTTGTCCTGGGTGCGTTTGGGGCGGCCACGCCGTCATTGGCTGCCGCCACCCAGCCCACGAATGTCTCCTGGCTGGAGACGCAGATCCGGACAGCCAAGCTGTTCGAAGAGCCGCTGGTGGCCACGGGGCCGAGCAGCGCGGAAGAGCAGCAGGCGCTCTGGCAAGCCCTGGAGCAATACCGCGCCAGCGGCAGCGCCGAGCATATCGCGCCGCTGCAAGCCTTTCTGGATGCCCACCCCGACAGCCCATGGGGCTTGGCGCTGCGCACCAACCTGGGCCTGACGTATTACCAGCTGGGCTACTTCTCGCGCGCCATCGATGCGTGGGAATCGGCGTGGCGCGAATCGCGTGCGCTGTCGCAACCGCAGGCCAAGCGCCTGGCCGACCGCGCCCTGGGCGAGCTGCTGCGCATGCATGCGCGGCTGGGCCATGCCGACCGGGTGGAGGCGCTGCTCAAGGAGTCCAAGGATCGTCCGCTGCAAGGGCCGGCCACCGAAGCCGTGGCCGGCGCCCGCGAAGGTTTGTGGATGATGCGCAACGATCATGGCGTGGCCTACCTGTGCGGTCCGATGGCGCTCAAGAGCATCCTGCAGGCGCAGGGCGCGGACCCGGCGCGTATCGCCGCGCTGGACGCCGTGCGCTCGGGCCCGCATGGCATCTCGCTGGAGACGGTCGGTGAACTGGCGCAGCGGGTCAAGCTGCCGTACACCATTGCACGCCGCGCACCGGGCACGCCGATTCCGTTGCCGGCCGTGGTGCACTGGAAGGTCAACCACTACGCCGCGATCGTCGGCGAGGAAGGCGGGCGCTATCACCTCAAGGATCCGACCTTCGGCCGCGATCTTTGGATCAGCAAGGACGCGCTGGAGTCGGAGACCAGCAACTACTTCGTCATCCCCGAGCAGGCGGCCAAGCAGCCCGGCTGGAGCCAGGTCGCCCTGGCCGACGCCAAGCAGATCGTGGGCATGGGCGCGACCACCGCGGTGGACAACGCGCGCACCACGCCCGACGATCCCAAGGCATGCGACTGCGAAGCCCAGGGCCAGGGTGCCTCCAGCGCCGGCGATGCCAACTCCGGCATGGAGAACGTCGGCATGCCGCGCTACAACGTGCACGCGATGCTGGTCAGCCTGAACCTGGTCGACACGCCGGTCAGCTACCGTCCGCCCAAGGGCCCGGCGATCGGGCTCACGCTGACCTATAACCAGCGCGAGGCCAACCAGCCGGCCAACTTCACCTATTCCAATTTCGGTCCGAAGTGGACCTTCAACTGGCTCTCGTTCGTCCAGGACGACCCGGGTAGCCCCGGTTCCAACGTGATGCGCTACGTCGCGGGCGGCGGCGCCGTGTTCCCGAGCGGCTACAACGGCAGCGCCTTCAGCCCGGACGCGCAAGACCTGTCCGTCCTGGTGCGCACCTCCGCCACCAGCTACGAGCGCCGCCTGAAGGATGGCCGCAAGGAAATCTACGCACAGCCCGATGGCGCAACGTTCTACCCGCGCCGGGTGTTCCTCACGCAGATCATCGATCGCGAAGGCAACGCTGTCACGCTCAGCTACGACAGCCAGCAGCGCCTGACCGCCATCACCGATGCCGCCGGCAAGCGCACCACGTTCACCTACGGCAACGCGAGCAACAGCACGCTGGTCACTCAGATCACCGACCCGTTCGGGCGCACGGCTCGCGTCGGCTACGACGCCAGCGGCCGGTTGAGCGACATCACCGACGCGATCGGCATGAAGTCCAGCTTCAGCTATGACGCGGGCACCTTCATCAACGCACTGACCACGCCGTACGGTACGACGAAGTTCGCCTATGGCGAGAACGGCGTGCAGCGCTGGATCAATATCACCAACCCGCAAGGCCAGACCGAGCGGGTGGAGTACAGGCACCAGGCGCCGGGCCTTTCCTACACGGAATCGCAGACGCCGGGCGGGATGAGCGTGTTCAACACGTTCATCAATTACCGCAATACGTTCTACTGGAATGCCGATGCCTACGCGCAGGCGCCGGACGATTACACGAAGGCGCGCATCACGCACTGGCTGCACACCAACAACATCAACATGACGGCGGGTGCGATCGAAAGCACCAAAGAACCGCTGGAGAACCGGGTCTGGTACACCTATGCCAATCAGCCGTTCCCGGCGGGCGTCGGCTCCACCGAACAGCCCACGGCGGTCGCGCGCGTGCTGGACGACGGCAGCACCCAGCTGATGCGCACCAGCTACAACGCCCAGGGCAACGTCACCGCCCAGAGCGATGCGGTGGGCCGCCAGGCGTTGTATGACTATGCCGACAACGGCATCGACGTGCTGCGCGTCAAGCAGGTCAACGGCGGGAGCACCGACCTCCTGGCCGAGTACACCTACAACGACCAGCACGAACCGCTGACCTACCGCGATGCCGCCGGCCAGCTGACGACGTACACGTACAACGCCGCCGGCCAGAAGACCAGCGAGACCAACGCGCTGGGCCAGACCACGCGCTGGGAGTACGATGCCAACGGCTTCCTGCAGCGCGTGGTCAACGCCAACGGCAAGACCGCAGCGAGCTACGCCTACGACGCCATCGGCCGCATTGCCAGCCAGACCGATTCCGAAGGCCGTACGGTCAAGTACCAGTACGACGCACTGAACCGCCTGACCCTGACCCAATACCCCGACGGCACCACGCGCCGCCAGACCTGGGACAAGCTCGACCTTGCCAGCACGACGGACCGCCTGGGCCGCGTCACGCGCTACACCTACGACAGCGCGCGCCGCCTGGTGCAGGTGACGGACCCGCTGGGCCGCCGTATCCAGTACGGCTACTACCCGAACGGCAAGCTGAAGACGCTGACCGACGCCGCCGGCAATGTGACCACGTGGCAGCGCGACATCCAGGGCCGCGTGATCAGCAAGACGTATGCGGATGGCAAGGGCGACACGCTGGCCTATGAGGCCACCACCAGCCGCTTGAAGCGCATCACGGACGCTCTGGGCCAGAGCAAGACGTTCAGCTACACGATGGATGACCGCGTCGCCGAGCTGGACTACAGCGGCGCGACGAATCCGACCGCGAGCGTGAGCTACCGCTACGACAGCGCATACCCGCGCATCAGCAGCGTCACGGACGGCACGGGCAGCCACAACTACAGCTACAACGCAGTGGGCAGCCTGGGCGCAAACCATGTGTCCGAAGAGACGGTGCCCGGCCAGAGCGACACGCTGCGTACCCAGTACGACGCGCTGGGCCGCCCGACCGAGCGCCGCATCGGCAGCCTGAGCGAGACCTGGAGCTACGACGCACTGGGCCGGCAGGTCGGCCACGGCACGCCGCTGGGCCAGTTCAGCTATGCCTACCTGGGCGAGACGGGGCAGACAAGCAGCCAGCAACTGGAAGGCAGCAAACTGCGCACGGAATACCGATACGAAGACAACCGCAACGACCGCCGACTGAAAGCCATCGACAACGACGGCGCGATGAAGGGCGGCTGGACGGGCGGCTACGGCGATCGGGACCGGGACACGCTGGCCGGCAGCCTGCACATGCAAGGCGGCCGCATGCCCACGGGCGACAGCTGGCATGACGGCGGCCGTTGGAACGAAGGGGATCGGTGGCACGAAGGTGGCCGCTGGAACGAAGGGGATCGCTGGCACGAAGGCGGCCGCCATGGCGACTACGGTCACCACGAGCGCGCCCCGTGGCCGCCGTTCGGCCACGGCCACGGCGGCGCACCGGCCCATCGCGCGAGCAGCTTCTTCTACGAGACGGACGCGGAGAACCGCATCGTGTCGCTGCTGGAGGCCGGCCGGGAAGGTCTCAAGCCGCACTGGTATCGCTACGACGCGGCAGACCGTCTGCTGGCCGACGACAGCCGCAGCAGGAACGACCGGCGCTACAGCTACGACGCAGCGGACAACCGCACCAGCGCCACGAGCCACACGGCCAAGCAGACGATCGTGCCGAACGCGCTGAACCAGATGCAGACGGTGAACGGTCAGCCGACGCAGTACGACGCGGCCGGCAACCTGCTGGAGGACGAAGCGCGCCAGTACGACTGGGACGCCGAGCATAGGCTGATCCGCATCCGCTACAAGGCGCAAGCGGGCAAGGAGACGCGCTTCGGCTACGACGGCCTGGGCCGCCGGACGGTGATCACGGAAGTGGACGGCACGGGCACGACCGAAACGCACTACGTATGGTGCGGCGAGGCGATCTGCCAGAAGCGTGACGCGAATGGCCAGTTGCTGCGCGCCTACTACCCGGAAGGCGAGTACGGCCCGGAGATCGGCAAGCGCGTGGCAAAGGCGGATGCAGGGACCGAAACCGATGAAGATGGCGACGAGCACGATGGCCGCGACCAGGACGGGAATGACGGCAAGTCAGCGCCGCAGACCGAGAGCACCGGCAGCCTGATCTACGCCCGTAACCACCTGGGCAGCGTGACGGACACGCAGACGCCGGATGGCCGCGCGGTGACGCATACCGAGTACGGTCCGTATGGTGAACTGGTCAAGAGCCAGGGCCGGGCGGAGTACCGCAGTGACTTCGGCTACGCGGGGATGCAGTATCACGCGGCGAGCGGGATGTATCTGACGCTGTTCCGGGCCTATGATCCGGGTACGGGGCGGTGGGTGTCGCGGGATCCGATTGGGGAGCAGGGGGGCTTCAATCTATACGCATATGTCGGCGGAAATCCGCTGAGCAACATCGATCCGAGAGGGCTGCAGGCCTACCCGATTCCTGGTCCCGGCCCCGTCCCGGCACCTGGTGGCGGTGTGAATGCTCCCGGTGGGAGCAGAGGTGGCATTGATCCAGTGACGGGGATGCCTATTTCTTCGCCGTCGCGACCCAGTATCAACATTCCTTCGGTTGGTACTATTTGTCTTATTTCGCCGGCAATTTGTGCAGCGGCCAATGTGATCGCGGCGACATCCAAGCCAGGTTCGAAGCCGAAAGATTGCCCTTCTGGGACTCGGCCAATCGATAAGGTTCCGGGGTTGGGTAAGGATGAAATACATGATATTAAGGGCGGTGTCGGTGCGGGGCCGAGAGACTGGACGGGCATTGCTCCAAATGGGGACGTGATTACAGGTGACTCGGATGGGAATTCTGTAAATCACGGAAATTACAATGATTACCTGCCATAG